A section of the Malania oleifera isolate guangnan ecotype guangnan chromosome 2, ASM2987363v1, whole genome shotgun sequence genome encodes:
- the LOC131149871 gene encoding pentatricopeptide repeat-containing protein At4g02750-like has translation MTSTLKSIGEYGSLIFNQNLKITKLGKSGRIEAAVQIFEQMTHRNIVTYNSMISAFAKNGRINDARQLFDKMPNKNLVSWNSMLAAYLHNDKVADASKLFYEMPERDLFSWTLMITCYTRNGLLENARGLLNLLPDKRDPVCWNALIAGYAKSRRYDDARSLFYEMPVKDIISWNSILAGYTKNGEMHLALNFFDEMVERDIFSWNLMLDGFVEIGDFDYAWKLFKKIPNPNIVSWVTMLCGFARNGKIAEARELFDQMPNRNIVSWNAMIAAYVQNSQIQEANRLFKEMTDRNSVSWTTMINGYVRVGKLDEAKELLNQMPYKNIAAQTAMIAGYVQNKRMDEASQIFNQTVTRDIVCWNTMIAGHAQCGRMDEALNLFNKMLMKDIISWNTMIAGYAQVGQMDRAFKIFMDMGERNVVSWNSLISGFTQNGLFVDALKSFMLMGQEGRKPDQSTFACGLSACANIAALQVGNQIHNLVLKSGYVNDLFVGNALITMYAKCGKIPSAELVFVDIDHIDLVSWNSLIAGYALNGHGKQAVKLFEEMESQGVIPDKVTFVGILSACSHVGLIDMGLKLFKRMIEVYSIEPLAEHYACIVDLLGRAGSLQEAFQVVRGMKIKGNAGIWGALLGACRTYRNIELGKLAAGNLLKLEPYKTSNYVLLSNMYAEAGKWEEVESMRLLMKGREAEKQPGYSWIEIQNQIYAFLSDDTAQPRTVEIYNTLKTLTAHLRNTGHIPEFKVSLDDPL, from the coding sequence ATGACATCGACGCTGAAATCAATTGGTGAATATGGTAGCCTTATTTTTAATCAGAATCTGAAGATTACCAAGTTGGGAAAATCTGGTCGGATTGAGGCAGCAGTCCAAATTTTTGAGCAAATGACTCACCGCAACATTGTAACATACAATTCCATGATTTCGGCATTTGCGAAGAATGGCAGAATAAATGATGCCCGACAGTTGTTTgataaaatgcctaataaaaacTTGGTTTCTTGGAACAGTATGCTTGCCGCGTACTTGCACAATGACAAGGTGGCTGATGCCTCCAAACTTTTTTACGAAATGCCAGAGAGAGACTTGTTTTCATGGACTCTTATGATAACTTGCTACACGCGAAATGGGCTGCTTGAAAATGCGAGAGGCTTGCTCAATTTGCTCCCCGATAAGCGAGACCCTGTTTGTTGGAATGCATTGATAGCAGGATACGCAAAGAGCCGGCGCTACGATGATGCTCGGAGTCTTTTTTATGAGATGCCTGTTAAAGATATCATATCATGGAATTCCATACTTGCAGGGTACACCAAGAATGGAGAAATGCATTTGGCATTGAATTTTTTTGACGAAATGGTGGAGAGAGACATTTTTTCGTGGAATTTGATGTTAGATGGGTTTGTTGAGATTGGCGATTTTGATTATGCCTGGAAACTTTTTAAGAAGATTCCGAACCCAAATATTGTTTCATGGGTTACAATGTTATGTGGCTTTGCACGAAATGGAAAGATTGCTGAAGCTCGGGAACTTTTTGACCAAATGCCAAACAGAAATATTGTTTCTTGGAATGCAATGATTGCAGCTTATGTCCAGAACTCCCAAATTCAAGAGGCCAATAGACTGTTCAAAGAAATGACGGATAGGAATTCTGTATCATGGACTACAATGATTAATGGATATGTTCGTGTTGGTAAGCTTGATGAAGCAAAGGAGTTACTGAATCAAATGCCTTACAAAAACATTGCGGCCCAAACGGCAATGATAGCTGGATATGTACAAAACAAAAGAATGGATGAAGCTTCTCAAATCTTCAATCAAACAGTCACACGAGATATTGTTTGTTGGAACACCATGATTGCAGGCCATGCTCAATGTGGAAGAATGGATGAAGCTCTCAATCTTTTTAATAAAATGCTTATGAAGGATATAATTTCATGGAATACCATGATAGCTGGTTATGCTCAAGTGGGACAAATGGATAGAGCATTTAAGATCTTCATGGATATGGGAGAGAGGAATGTAGTTTCTTGGAATTCCCTAATTTCAGGTTTCACACAAAATGGGTTATTTGTGGATGCACTGAAAAGCTTCATGTTGATGGGGCAGGAGGGCAGGAAACCTGATCAGTCTACATTTGCTTGTGGACTAAGTGCCTGTGCAAATATTGCAGCTTTGCAAGTTGGGAATCAAATTCATAATCTTGTTTTGAAGAGTGGTTATGTAAATGATTTGTTTGTTGGCAATGCCTTGATCACTATGTATGCTAAGTGTGGAAAGATTCCGAGCGCTGAACTTGTATTTGTAGATATAGATCACATTGATCTTGTGTCTTGGAATTCTTTGATTGCTGGTTATGCTCTAAATGGGCATGGAAAGCAAGCGGTCAAACTCTTTGAAGAGATGGAATCACAAGGGGTCATTCCAGACAAGGTCACTTTTGTTGGGATATTATCTGCATGCAGTCATGTTGGACTAATTGATATGGGtttaaaattgtttaaacgtATGATTGAAGTGTACTCTATTGAACCTTTGGCTGAACACTATGCCTGCATTGTTGATTTACTGGGCCGTGCGGGAAGTTTACAAGAAGCCTTTCAAGTAGTAAGGGGAATGAAGATCAAGGGCAATGCAGGAATATGGGGTGCATTGCTTGGCGCTTGCCGGACTTACCGGAATATAGAACTTGGTAAGCTTGCTGCCGGGAATCTTCTCAAACTTGAGCCCTATAAGACTTCAAACTATGTGCTCTTGTCAAACATGTATGCAGAGGCAGGGAAATGGGAGGAAGTAGAAAGTATGAGGTTATTAATGAAAGGCAGGGAAGCAGAAAAGCAACCAGGATACAGCTGGATTGAGATACAAAATCAGATTTATGCTTTTCTCTCTGATGATACAGCACAGCCTAGAACAGTGGAGATATACAATACACTGAAAACTTTAACAGCACACCTGAGGAACACAGGTCACATCCCCGAGTTCAAAGTTTCCCTTGATGACCCGTTATAA